The genome window CATCCCTTCATATGGCTCGTACACCGGTTCGAAGAAATAAGGTTCCAATTGAGTTTTTACGCTTGATCTTGCTCTGAATAATAGCGATTTCACAGAACTGACGCTCTGCCCAAGAATATTCGCAATCTCCTGGTAGTCTAGTTGATCATACTCGCGGAGTATAATCGCAGAACGTTGCTTCTCCGGCAAGTTGTTAATCGCATCTCTAACCAGCATCACCCGCTCGCTGCGCAGTACAGCATACTCCGGTGCATTCTCCGAAGGAGCAACGGGAACAATCCCGCTCTCTTCAAGTGGGACATTTCCGCTGCGCTGTTTGCGAAGCTCACTCAGTACCGTATTTCTCGCAATGGTATATAACCAGGTTGAGAATGAGGCATCCACCTCACGGAAAGAGTGCAGACTGCGGAACGCCTTATAGAAAGTCTCAGAACAGAGATCTTCCGCAAGCAGCTCCATATTGGAACTTTTCAACATATGATATACGAAAGCCAGTATTTTACGCTGATAACGACTCATCAGCTCGGAATATAACTCCAGGTTACCTTCCTTGATCTCTCGAATCAACTGGGAATCCGTCATTTGAGTGCGACCCCTCCTCGCCCATCCATGTGCTTCTCCCCGTTCGACTCTATCCATGTATTACCGAACAGGCACAAAAAAGTTGCGGTTTTCACCGCATATAAACAGCGTTCAGCGCCATAACTGGCCTTCCCGCCAAATTCCCCTATGTAATGGCAATTTCCCCAACGTTTCTACATTAACAGTATTTATTGTACAACGGTCTGCATCATCCTGGCAAATCCATTGCTGTCCACAGAACCCGACCTGTCATTCATATGCAGTCATTTTCACGTTCATGACTTCATTTAGAGCCTTTTTGGTAAGCCTTTCATATATAGACGCATGATATACTGAAAAGGTTACAAAAATGTGATATTTTTTTTGATTTCAGGCCCTCAAAAAAAGGAGTTATTATCCTGAATTACCGAAAGATATAATTAATTCAAACAATTTTATTTAAAGTGTTGACAGAATGAAAACGTATACATATAATAAGGGTACAGTATGGTTTCTCTCCACTCCTATCCAATAACTGTATTGCTCCACGTGAGCAATGGCCGCTTTTGTAAGCGGTCTTTTTTTTGTCTTCAAAAAGGAATTACCTCTAGTTTAGAGGTTAATATTTGCATTCATCTTTTATATATCACCCTCTTTGATTTCTGAGGAGATTCATATAACAACTCCAATACAACCCCACAAAAAAGAGGGCTTTCGCCCTCTTTCTCGTCTTATACCCGCACTTGATAGCCTAAGGAATCCAACAATGTCTTGGCTCGTTCCATATCCTCTTCCTGACGGAAAGACAGACGCATGATGCCCGGCACATCAACCCGGTTTTCGATAATCTCCAAGTTGCTCAGGTTAATGTCATTCGCCCCAAGCTCAGTTGCGATCTTACCAATCATACCCGGAGCATCCTGGACATCGGTGTACAGATCAAATAACGGTGAAATCATGCCTTTGCGTCGTTCGGGCAATACACTGCGGAACTTACGGGCCTGACGGAATGCTTCCTCTATGCCATCACCGTTCTTATGCTCCAGCATATCCGTAAAGGCCGTCATTTGGCTATTCCAGTCCTTAAGCAAGCCCAGTAGGACATCACGGTTGCTAAGCAAGATATCTCTCCATACAATTGCATCACTGGACGCAATCCGGGTAATATCCCGGAAACCACCTGCAGCCAGCATTTTATACAGCGGATTTGACTCATTATATTCACGCACCTGATTGACCAGCGCAACAGCAATAACATGTGGCAAATGACTAATCGCACCCACGATGTCATCGTGCAACAGAGGCTCCACACGCACGATCTGTGCGCGCGTATAGGCAAGCAGCTCTGACAACCTGCTGTAAGCTTCTTCAGGTACTTGCTCTGAAGGGGTTAAGACATAATATGCATTCTCAAACAACACGGCTGAGGCCGCATCCACGCCTGCACGCTCCGACCCTGCCATAGGATGACCACCAATGAAGTAAGCGTCAGTCAGCCGCACATGCTCGGCACAAGCGGCAATGGAAGCCTTGGTGCTTCCTACATCCGTGATGATACATCCTTTCTTCAATGGCAGCCTGGAAAGCTTCTCGAAATAGGACTCAAGCAAACCTACGGGAACGCACAAAAAAATAAAGTCGGCATCCTCTACCGCTTCTTCCAGTGAGAGCGTAGCATCATCCACTACACCGCTCGCTATGTACTTGTCCTTCAGTTCATCCAAGTGGGCATAGCCCATCACGGTTACACCTGGCTTGCCTTTGAAGCAGAGCGCAAGTGAACCGCCGATGAGTCCTACACCAATCATTGCAATTTTTAGTTTCATGGGTCCTCACTCTTTCATCGCCAGTATTAAGGGCTTGCTACCGCCTTCTCAGCCAGCGTGTTCTCCAGTGCCGTGACAAATGCACGGTTCTGTTCTGATGTTCCGACGGACACACGAATGTAAGTTGGGTATACGTGGAATCCTGGGCGAACGATAATGCCTTGTTTCAGCAAGGATTGGAACGCCGTAGCCGAAGGCATGTTCAGATCAACCATAATGAAATTACCCTGTGAAGGGAAATACGACAATCCGAGCCGTGTAAATTCATTTTGCAGGAAATCCCGATCCGTTGCATTCCGCTTCGAGCACTCTTGAACAAAATCCTGATCCAGTAATGCAGCGGTTGCCGCAACCTGTGCAAATCGCGAAGTGTTAAACGGCTCACGTACACGGTTAATCAAATCAATAATTTCGGGACGTGCGATGCCGTATCCGATCCGGAGCGAAGCCAAACCATAAATTTTGGAGAATGTCCGCAGAATGACCAAGTTCGGATACCGTTCGATCAATGGTATGCTTTGCGGATATGCATCATCGGTTACGAATTCATAATAAGCTTCGTCCAGTACAACCATCACATGTGCAGGTACACGGTCCATAAAGGCTGTAAGTTCCTGCTCAGAGATAATCGTACCTGTCGGATTATTTGGATTACACACCCAGACCGCTTTCGTTTTGTCGTTGATTTGCGCAAGCATCGCGCTCAGATCATGCGTTCCATCTTTAAGAGGCACTTCGATGGTAACGGCTCCTTCAATATCGGCATTGCTTTTGTATACGGAGAATGTCTGATCTGCCATGATGGTCTCGTCACCCGGCAAGAAGAAAGCTCTCGTGATCAAAGCAATAATCTCATCAGAACCACAACCAAATATTAAGTTGTTCCGTTCAACACCAAGATGCTTTGCAAGAACTCCAGTCAGCTCAACCGAGCTACCGTCTGGGTATATGCTTATGTTAGTCATTTCTCTCGTAATGGCTTCCAGGGCGGCAGGAGAACTGCCGTATGGGTTTTCGTTGGAGGCCAGTTTGATGACTTGTTCAAGCCCCAGTTCACGTTTCACTTCTTCAATCGGTTTGCCCGGTTGGTACACAGGCAGATTGACAATCTGGGATTTCGGTTTCAACCCGACCGCCTCCTGTTATTGAGATAATGTTAGACACGAATGAGCGTGCACCTCATGTGTCCAAGGGATGTACTTTCAAGACATCTCTATCCCTTCAATTGTGCCACAAAGTTGCGAATTTGCAACAGCCCCTCTGCACGCGTGTCCGGATTTCCAAGCAGAGGGATCGCGTCTTCCACCTGACGAACGATGGCACTACCTACAACAACACCATCGCAGATGCGGGAGAAATGTTCCACCTGCTCATGACTAGAAATACCGAAACCTACCGCTACAGGGACGTCTGTCAGACTTTTCACCGTCTCAATGAAGCTTTCTACACCATCAAAGAAAGAAGCTCTCTCTCCGGTTACTCCAAGGGAAGATACACAATAGATAAAGCCACTTGCTCCATTCACAATCCGCTCAATCCGTGCATTAGATGTAGGTGCAACAAGTGGCACCAGATGTACTCCCGCGCGATTAGCACGTTGTCGCATCTCTTCCGCTTCCTCAATTGGCAAGTCCGGAATGATCATGCCACTAATATCGTGTTTGACCAATTCTTCAAAGAATACATCCAACCCGGTCTGCAAGACCGGATTATAATAGGTGAACAGCACAAACGGCAGTTTCACACCTGCCTTACGAGCTTTTGCTGCGGTTTCCATAACCGTACGAATAGTAATCTGGCTTTTCAGCGCACGTTCGGAAGCACGCTGAATGACTGGGCCATCTGCAAGTGGATCGGAATAAGGAACACCCAGTTCCAAAATATCCGCTCCGGCCTGCTCAAGCTCCTTGATGATATCGATCGTTGTATCCACATCCGGGTCTCCCACGGTTAAGAATGGAATAAGTGCCGTGCGATTCTGTTGCTTCAATTGCTGGAAGGTCTGGTCCATCAGATTCATCCCAAGTCACCTCCCGTGTATTTCATGATTGATTCAACGTCCTTGTCTCCCCGTCCCGACAGACAAATGACTACAATATCATCTGCTGTGAGTTCAGGCGCCAGTTTGACAACTTGGGCAACCGCATGTGCAGACTCCAGAGCAGGAATAATTCCTTCTGTCCGACATAGAAGTTGCAGGGCATCCAGTGCTTCCTGATCCGTGATCGGTACATATTTTGCCCGTTCAATATCCTTGAGATAGGAATGCTCCGGACCAACACCCGGATAATCAAGTCCGGCCGAGATGGAATGTGCTGGCTGAACCTGTCCATACTCATCCTGCAACAGGTAACTCATAGATCCCTGGAACACACCATGCGTACCTTTGGTCATCGTCGCAGCGTGATACTCGGTATCGACCCCTTTGCCTGCGGCTTCAACGCCAACAAGCTTCACATCCTGGTCACCGATAAATGGATAGAACATGCCGATTGCATTACTTCCTCCACCGACAGCTGCTACAATTACATCCGGCAAACGTCCTTCGATCTCCTGAATCTGACGACGGGTCTCATCACCAATCACTCGTTGGAAATTCCGCACCATCATCGGATATGGATGAGGTCCAACCACTGATCCAAGCACATAGAACGTATCCTCCACATTGCTGACCCAGTAGCGAAGCGCTTCATTACCAGCATCCTTCAGTGTCCGTGTTCCGGACGTAACCGGAATTACTTCTGCTCCGAGCAGCTTCATCCGAAATACGTTTAACTGCTGACGCTCTGTATCTTCTTCGCCCATAAATACTTTGCATTCCAGTCCAAGCAATGCGGCTACAGTTGCCGTTGCAACGCCGTGTTGACCTGCACCCGTTTCGGCAATAACTTTCTTTTTGCCCATCCGTTTGGCAAGCAGACCTTGTCCAATGGCGTTATTAATTTTGTGCGCGCCTGTATGATTGAGATCTTCACGTTTCAGATAAATTTTCGGTCCGCCCAATCGGCGTGACAATTGCTCTGCATGATACAATGGGGTTTCACGTCCAGAATACTCGCTCAGCAGATAATTCAGTTCCTTGTTGAATTCCTCATCTTCAGAGAAGTGGCTGTATGCCTCCTCCAACTCAATAAGTGCGTTCATTAGTGTCTCAGGTACAAAGCGGCCTCCGAAGTGACCGAAACGCCCGTGTTGATCCGGCAATTGATGTGTCATGCCTGCTTCACCCTTTCTACGAATGCTGTAATTTTGGCAATATCCTTCACACCTTCAGTTTCAACGCCACTGGATACATCGACGCCGAAAGGTGCATATGTCTGTATTAATTGCTGTACATTGTCCGGCTGCAAACCTCCTGCAACGAACAGAGAGATTTCGCGACTTTTCGCCCATTCCGCATAGGCAGGAATTCGCTCCCAGGCAAATGTTTTCCCGGAGCCCCCTCCATATAGAGGATCATGGGTATCAAGCAATATCGCATCAACGAATTTATCGTAAGCATCAAGAGCCCTTACGGCTACATCATCAGCTTCCGGACCCGTTTCATCTTTGGGAAAAGAAAAAACCTTGAATACTTCGGCATTCCACCGCTGCTTGACCTGATGGCAGAATTCCGCAGACTCCTGTCCATGCAGTTGAATAACATCCAGGTGAGCAATCTCCATAATGTGTTCCAACTCTTCGAGCGTAGGATTCACAAATACACCTGCAAGCTTCGGGCGATCATAGATAGACCATTCGAACAACACGGTCCTTAATGCAGCAGCCTGCTCGGGTTCGATTCGGCGGCGTGATTTGGCAAAAACAACACCAATGTAATCCACAGGCAAGTTTATCATCGATTTTAGCACTTCAACGTCCTGAAGTCCACATATTTTTACGGCCGCTGGCAGCGGGTTTCTCCGTTCAGACATACTGTCACCTGTGCCATCGTGTATGGAAGTATTCATCATTTGGGTCCCATCAAATCATATACAGCCGCCTCGACATCATCCTTGCGCATGAGATGCTCACCTACGAGAATACCATGAACACCGGCCTGGATCAGAGGCACTGTTGATTCTGGTCCATCAATACCACTTTCGCTGATCAAGGTGACCCCACTTGGAATCAATTCCATCAAATCCAGTGTCGTGCTCAGACTGGTTTCGAATGTTTTCAAATTACGGTTATTAATGCCTACAAGTGTTGCCTGCGGAATCTCCAATACCTGCTCCAGTTCTGTTCGATCGTGAACTTCAATCAAGGCATCCAGTCCCAAACTTTTGGCAAATTCCAGATATTGACGAATCTGTTCAGGTGTCAGAATGCTGGCAATCAGCAGGATCGCATCCGCACCCAGTAATCTTGCCTCGGCAATCTGTCGCTCATCTATAATAAAATCCTTGCGTAATAACGGAATATTCACCGCTTGATGGATCGCATGCAAGTACTCGTTGCTCCCTTGAAAATACGACACATCCGTTAATACGGAGATGCAGTCTGCACCTGCTCGCTCATAAGCAGTAGCAATCTCTACCGGATGAAAATCCGGGCGAATTAACCCTTTGGATGGCGAAGCCTTCTTCACTTCAGCAATAAGGCCGAGTTTGCGATTGCGTTTGCTTGATAATGCTTGTTCAAATCCCCGGGTTGCCGGTAATTGTTCAATTTTTTGGATAGCCTCATCCATGCGAAATGTCTGTGCCAATACTTCTACTTCTTTATGTTTGGTTGCAACGATTCGATCAAGATACATGACTGTACGCCTCCGTTGTATGAATTAACTGTTCAAGCTTCCCGGCAGCTTTGCCTGAATCTACCGCTTCAGCGGCAAGTGTGACCCCTTCAGCAATGCTATCTGCAAGACCGGATACGTAGATGCATGCTCCAGCGTTCAACAGTACGACATCACGGTAGGCACTCTGCTCACCCTGGAAGATCCTCTTAATAATTTCGGCATTCTGTGCCGCATCTCCTCCAAGCACCGCTTCGAGTGGATGCAGAGACAAGCCCATATCACGTGGATCAATATCGTAGGTGTGCACTTCACCATTGCGAAGTTCAGATACCTGAGTTGGCGCCGAGATACTGATTTCATCCAGACCATCATGACTGGCCACGACCAACGCTCTTTTGAGACCAAGACGATTCAGCACTTCAGCGATCATCGGCGTCCGGGAACGATCATACAGGCCAAGCAATTGGCGATCTGCTCCCGCAGGATTGGTTAATGGTCCGAGCATATTGAAAATGGTACGCACACCCAGCTCTTTTCTCGGTCCTGCCGCATGTCGCATGGAAGGGTGATATACTTGGGCGAAACAGAAGCAAATTCCGATATCATCCAGACATTGTCTGGCCTGTTCCCCGTTCAGATGGATATTTACACCGAGTGCCTCTAATACATCTGCACTACCTGCTTTTCCTGAAGCTGAACGGTTGCCATGTTTGGCGACCCGAACCGAAACGGCGGAAGCAATAATGGCAGATGCCGTGGAAATATTGAATTTATGAATACCCGATCCGCCTGTTCCACAAGTGTCCAACAAGCCGCTGCCATCCGTGAGAATCCGTCCGCCTTGACCACGCATCGCTTCAGCAAAACCGGTGATCTCATCCACCGTTTCCCCCTTCATGCGCAGCGCCATTAACAAACCTCCGATTTGAGCCGGCGTTGCCTCACCTCTCATAATCGAGTACATCAAATCTCGTGCTTCGGCTTGCTCCAGATGGCTGCCCTCTAAAATCTTCGCTAATCCATTCTTCATGCCATCCTCGCGAGTCATCTCAGTAATCGGGGTTACAGAGTTTTCATTCATAATCGGGTTTATGTTCATCTCCGGTCTCTCCTCTCTTAGTTTTTAGCGGCAGCTGGTGTGACAAAGTAGTCTGCATTTGCCAATTTCAACGTGCTGTCCTTTTCTTTGGCAGGAAACATGGCTTCTGCTGTTCGAATCGCCTTGAGCAATGCTTTGGCTTTGTTAACCGTTTCTACATATTCATTCTCAGGTACAGAATCCCACACGATTCCCGCTCCGGCCTGTACATATGCTTTTCCTTTTTTGAAAATAATCGTACGAATCGTAATACAGGAGTCCATGTTACCAGAGAAACCGAGGTATCCAATCGCTCCGGCGTATGCACCGCGTGCCTCTTTCTCCAGTTCCGCTATGATCTCCATTGCACGAAGTTTCGGTGCACCAGATACGGTACCCGCTGGCAAGCATGAGAGGAACGCATCGAAGAAATCCTTATCATCTCTTAGCTCGCCCGTAACGTTGGATACCATGTGCATCACGTGAGAATACCGTTCAATCTCCATGAACATGTCACACTTCACACTGCCGAAGCTGGATACCCGACCCAGATCGTTACGGCCCAAATCAACCAGCATGAGATGCTCCGCACGTTCCTTCTCATCCTGGAGCAGGTCAGCAGCGAGTGCACGATCTTCCGCTTCGGTTGCCCCCCGTGGACGTGTTCCCGCAATCGGACGTGTCTCCACACGATTTCCGTCCACCTTGACCAGTGCTTCAGGCGAAGTGCCGACGATAATTTCATCATCCATTTTGAGGTAGTACATATAAGGTGATGGATTCAGGGTCCGAAGCACACGATACACGTGAAGCGGAGAAACCTCTGTATCAATGTGAAAACGCTGGGATAATACCACTTGAAAAATATCACCTGCGCGAATGTACTCTTTGGCTTGCTCTAC of Paenibacillus sp. FSL R5-0517 contains these proteins:
- a CDS encoding sigma-70 family RNA polymerase sigma factor; the protein is MTDSQLIREIKEGNLELYSELMSRYQRKILAFVYHMLKSSNMELLAEDLCSETFYKAFRSLHSFREVDASFSTWLYTIARNTVLSELRKQRSGNVPLEESGIVPVAPSENAPEYAVLRSERVMLVRDAINNLPEKQRSAIILREYDQLDYQEIANILGQSVSSVKSLLFRARSSVKTQLEPYFFEPVYEPYEGMKNR
- the trpE gene encoding anthranilate synthase component I; translation: MITPNVNQVLKMSNEYNLIPVVKRILADMETPIRIFRRFADNDRAFLLESVEGGIQWARYSFIGTDPFLMISAKKGRIVVEEAGQTRELPGKPIEELKALLRKYRSPKDDELPPFTGGAIGFFGYDLLSYYEKLPAHALDDLNMDDIRFMFCDQIIVFDHVKQQMLLVGNVHVKDGATDDEIRQAYAVTSEKLEQAAERLQQQGPGENLNPRSIPGDVELGDIRSNLTKEQFIGNVEQAKEYIRAGDIFQVVLSQRFHIDTEVSPLHVYRVLRTLNPSPYMYYLKMDDEIIVGTSPEALVKVDGNRVETRPIAGTRPRGATEAEDRALAADLLQDEKERAEHLMLVDLGRNDLGRVSSFGSVKCDMFMEIERYSHVMHMVSNVTGELRDDKDFFDAFLSCLPAGTVSGAPKLRAMEIIAELEKEARGAYAGAIGYLGFSGNMDSCITIRTIIFKKGKAYVQAGAGIVWDSVPENEYVETVNKAKALLKAIRTAEAMFPAKEKDSTLKLANADYFVTPAAAKN
- a CDS encoding phosphoribosylanthranilate isomerase → MSERRNPLPAAVKICGLQDVEVLKSMINLPVDYIGVVFAKSRRRIEPEQAAALRTVLFEWSIYDRPKLAGVFVNPTLEELEHIMEIAHLDVIQLHGQESAEFCHQVKQRWNAEVFKVFSFPKDETGPEADDVAVRALDAYDKFVDAILLDTHDPLYGGGSGKTFAWERIPAYAEWAKSREISLFVAGGLQPDNVQQLIQTYAPFGVDVSSGVETEGVKDIAKITAFVERVKQA
- a CDS encoding prephenate dehydrogenase, with translation MKLKIAMIGVGLIGGSLALCFKGKPGVTVMGYAHLDELKDKYIASGVVDDATLSLEEAVEDADFIFLCVPVGLLESYFEKLSRLPLKKGCIITDVGSTKASIAACAEHVRLTDAYFIGGHPMAGSERAGVDAASAVLFENAYYVLTPSEQVPEEAYSRLSELLAYTRAQIVRVEPLLHDDIVGAISHLPHVIAVALVNQVREYNESNPLYKMLAAGGFRDITRIASSDAIVWRDILLSNRDVLLGLLKDWNSQMTAFTDMLEHKNGDGIEEAFRQARKFRSVLPERRKGMISPLFDLYTDVQDAPGMIGKIATELGANDINLSNLEIIENRVDVPGIMRLSFRQEEDMERAKTLLDSLGYQVRV
- the trpC gene encoding indole-3-glycerol phosphate synthase TrpC, with protein sequence MYLDRIVATKHKEVEVLAQTFRMDEAIQKIEQLPATRGFEQALSSKRNRKLGLIAEVKKASPSKGLIRPDFHPVEIATAYERAGADCISVLTDVSYFQGSNEYLHAIHQAVNIPLLRKDFIIDERQIAEARLLGADAILLIASILTPEQIRQYLEFAKSLGLDALIEVHDRTELEQVLEIPQATLVGINNRNLKTFETSLSTTLDLMELIPSGVTLISESGIDGPESTVPLIQAGVHGILVGEHLMRKDDVEAAVYDLMGPK
- the trpD gene encoding anthranilate phosphoribosyltransferase, translated to MTREDGMKNGLAKILEGSHLEQAEARDLMYSIMRGEATPAQIGGLLMALRMKGETVDEITGFAEAMRGQGGRILTDGSGLLDTCGTGGSGIHKFNISTASAIIASAVSVRVAKHGNRSASGKAGSADVLEALGVNIHLNGEQARQCLDDIGICFCFAQVYHPSMRHAAGPRKELGVRTIFNMLGPLTNPAGADRQLLGLYDRSRTPMIAEVLNRLGLKRALVVASHDGLDEISISAPTQVSELRNGEVHTYDIDPRDMGLSLHPLEAVLGGDAAQNAEIIKRIFQGEQSAYRDVVLLNAGACIYVSGLADSIAEGVTLAAEAVDSGKAAGKLEQLIHTTEAYSHVS
- the hisC gene encoding histidinol-phosphate transaminase, producing the protein MKPKSQIVNLPVYQPGKPIEEVKRELGLEQVIKLASNENPYGSSPAALEAITREMTNISIYPDGSSVELTGVLAKHLGVERNNLIFGCGSDEIIALITRAFFLPGDETIMADQTFSVYKSNADIEGAVTIEVPLKDGTHDLSAMLAQINDKTKAVWVCNPNNPTGTIISEQELTAFMDRVPAHVMVVLDEAYYEFVTDDAYPQSIPLIERYPNLVILRTFSKIYGLASLRIGYGIARPEIIDLINRVREPFNTSRFAQVAATAALLDQDFVQECSKRNATDRDFLQNEFTRLGLSYFPSQGNFIMVDLNMPSATAFQSLLKQGIIVRPGFHVYPTYIRVSVGTSEQNRAFVTALENTLAEKAVASP
- the trpB gene encoding tryptophan synthase subunit beta — encoded protein: MTHQLPDQHGRFGHFGGRFVPETLMNALIELEEAYSHFSEDEEFNKELNYLLSEYSGRETPLYHAEQLSRRLGGPKIYLKREDLNHTGAHKINNAIGQGLLAKRMGKKKVIAETGAGQHGVATATVAALLGLECKVFMGEEDTERQQLNVFRMKLLGAEVIPVTSGTRTLKDAGNEALRYWVSNVEDTFYVLGSVVGPHPYPMMVRNFQRVIGDETRRQIQEIEGRLPDVIVAAVGGGSNAIGMFYPFIGDQDVKLVGVEAAGKGVDTEYHAATMTKGTHGVFQGSMSYLLQDEYGQVQPAHSISAGLDYPGVGPEHSYLKDIERAKYVPITDQEALDALQLLCRTEGIIPALESAHAVAQVVKLAPELTADDIVVICLSGRGDKDVESIMKYTGGDLG
- the trpA gene encoding tryptophan synthase subunit alpha; the encoded protein is MNLMDQTFQQLKQQNRTALIPFLTVGDPDVDTTIDIIKELEQAGADILELGVPYSDPLADGPVIQRASERALKSQITIRTVMETAAKARKAGVKLPFVLFTYYNPVLQTGLDVFFEELVKHDISGMIIPDLPIEEAEEMRQRANRAGVHLVPLVAPTSNARIERIVNGASGFIYCVSSLGVTGERASFFDGVESFIETVKSLTDVPVAVGFGISSHEQVEHFSRICDGVVVGSAIVRQVEDAIPLLGNPDTRAEGLLQIRNFVAQLKG